From a region of the Panicum virgatum strain AP13 chromosome 2K, P.virgatum_v5, whole genome shotgun sequence genome:
- the LOC120687480 gene encoding PRA1 family protein H isoform X4: MAPSFKPNPLSLSVPDPALDRWLRDSGYLDLLDSAATASTSSASASSTATVSPTAGSTPASSGLAVDVLSFARTLASLLALNPFARLSSADLAAPTPSWSPAFVGPPGVASYSWPPTPTQARLRVQENVRRYARNYAALAILVFACCLYRMPMALLGMLASLAVWEGVRYCRDYWGLTTSAPGIAQSLLHCAQIGDDSIASMGSSHEVDCAPPVCAL, translated from the exons ATGGCGCCCTCGTTCAAGCCGAATCCGCTGTCACTGAGCGTGCCGGACCCTGCGCTCGACCGCTGGCTCCGCGATTCCGGCTACCTCGACCTCCTGGACTCCGCCGCCACAGCCTCCACCTCatccgcctcggcctcctccaccgccaccgtcaGCCCCACTGCCGGCTCCACCCCAGCCTCCTCCGGCTTAGCCGTGGACGTCCTCTCCTTCGCCCGCACCCTCGCCTCGCTCCTCGCGCTCAACCCCTTCGCGCGCCTCTCCTCCGCGGACCTCGCCGCGCCCACCCCGTCCTGGTCTCCCGCCTTCGTCGGCCCCCCCGGCGTCGCGTCCTACTCTTGGCCGCCGACCCCGACCCAGGCTAGGCTCCGCGTCCAGGAGAACGTCCGCCGGTACGCCCGCAACTACGCTGCGCTCGCCATCCTCGTCTTCGCATGCTGCCT GTACCGGATGCCGATGGCGCTGCTAGGTATGCTGGCCAGCCTCGCGGTTTGGGAAGGCGTGCGTTACTGCCGTGACTACTGGGGTCTCACCACCAGCGCTCCAGGGATTGCCCAGTCTCTGCTGCACTGTGCGCAGATTG GAGATGACTCGATTGCTTCCATGGGCAGCTCCCATGAAGTAGATTGTGCTCCTCCTGTATGCGCACTGTAG
- the LOC120687480 gene encoding PRA1 family protein H isoform X3, translating to MAPSFKPNPLSLSVPDPALDRWLRDSGYLDLLDSAATASTSSASASSTATVSPTAGSTPASSGLAVDVLSFARTLASLLALNPFARLSSADLAAPTPSWSPAFVGPPGVASYSWPPTPTQARLRVQENVRRYARNYAALAILVFACCLYRMPMALLGMLASLAVWEGVRYCRDYWGLTTSAPGIAQSLLHCAQIVMILHASLRKLTPSNLPDPVNYNRRAQPKQNY from the exons ATGGCGCCCTCGTTCAAGCCGAATCCGCTGTCACTGAGCGTGCCGGACCCTGCGCTCGACCGCTGGCTCCGCGATTCCGGCTACCTCGACCTCCTGGACTCCGCCGCCACAGCCTCCACCTCatccgcctcggcctcctccaccgccaccgtcaGCCCCACTGCCGGCTCCACCCCAGCCTCCTCCGGCTTAGCCGTGGACGTCCTCTCCTTCGCCCGCACCCTCGCCTCGCTCCTCGCGCTCAACCCCTTCGCGCGCCTCTCCTCCGCGGACCTCGCCGCGCCCACCCCGTCCTGGTCTCCCGCCTTCGTCGGCCCCCCCGGCGTCGCGTCCTACTCTTGGCCGCCGACCCCGACCCAGGCTAGGCTCCGCGTCCAGGAGAACGTCCGCCGGTACGCCCGCAACTACGCTGCGCTCGCCATCCTCGTCTTCGCATGCTGCCT GTACCGGATGCCGATGGCGCTGCTAGGTATGCTGGCCAGCCTCGCGGTTTGGGAAGGCGTGCGTTACTGCCGTGACTACTGGGGTCTCACCACCAGCGCTCCAGGGATTGCCCAGTCTCTGCTGCACTGTGCGCAGATTG TGATGATATTGCACGCCTCTCTTCGAAAGTTGACCCCCTCAAATCTACCAGATCCTGTTAATTATAACAGGAGGGCACAACCAAAACAGAACTACTAA
- the LOC120687480 gene encoding PRA1 family protein H isoform X1, whose translation MAPSFKPNPLSLSVPDPALDRWLRDSGYLDLLDSAATASTSSASASSTATVSPTAGSTPASSGLAVDVLSFARTLASLLALNPFARLSSADLAAPTPSWSPAFVGPPGVASYSWPPTPTQARLRVQENVRRYARNYAALAILVFACCLYRMPMALLGMLASLAVWEGVRYCRDYWGLTTSAPGIAQSLLHCAQIATAILLYVCNLHFVLVCAIGLSYAVMILHASLRKLTPSNLPDPVNYNRRAQPKQNY comes from the exons ATGGCGCCCTCGTTCAAGCCGAATCCGCTGTCACTGAGCGTGCCGGACCCTGCGCTCGACCGCTGGCTCCGCGATTCCGGCTACCTCGACCTCCTGGACTCCGCCGCCACAGCCTCCACCTCatccgcctcggcctcctccaccgccaccgtcaGCCCCACTGCCGGCTCCACCCCAGCCTCCTCCGGCTTAGCCGTGGACGTCCTCTCCTTCGCCCGCACCCTCGCCTCGCTCCTCGCGCTCAACCCCTTCGCGCGCCTCTCCTCCGCGGACCTCGCCGCGCCCACCCCGTCCTGGTCTCCCGCCTTCGTCGGCCCCCCCGGCGTCGCGTCCTACTCTTGGCCGCCGACCCCGACCCAGGCTAGGCTCCGCGTCCAGGAGAACGTCCGCCGGTACGCCCGCAACTACGCTGCGCTCGCCATCCTCGTCTTCGCATGCTGCCT GTACCGGATGCCGATGGCGCTGCTAGGTATGCTGGCCAGCCTCGCGGTTTGGGAAGGCGTGCGTTACTGCCGTGACTACTGGGGTCTCACCACCAGCGCTCCAGGGATTGCCCAGTCTCTGCTGCACTGTGCGCAGATTG CTACTGCCATACTATTGTACGTTTGCAACCTGCATTTTGTTCTTGTGTGTGCTATTGGATTGAGTTATGCAG TGATGATATTGCACGCCTCTCTTCGAAAGTTGACCCCCTCAAATCTACCAGATCCTGTTAATTATAACAGGAGGGCACAACCAAAACAGAACTACTAA
- the LOC120687480 gene encoding PRA1 family protein H isoform X2: MAPSFKPNPLSLSVPDPALDRWLRDSGYLDLLDSAATASTSSASASSTATVSPTAGSTPASSGLAVDVLSFARTLASLLALNPFARLSSADLAAPTPSWSPAFVGPPGVASYSWPPTPTQARLRVQENVRRYRMPMALLGMLASLAVWEGVRYCRDYWGLTTSAPGIAQSLLHCAQIATAILLYVCNLHFVLVCAIGLSYAVMILHASLRKLTPSNLPDPVNYNRRAQPKQNY; encoded by the exons ATGGCGCCCTCGTTCAAGCCGAATCCGCTGTCACTGAGCGTGCCGGACCCTGCGCTCGACCGCTGGCTCCGCGATTCCGGCTACCTCGACCTCCTGGACTCCGCCGCCACAGCCTCCACCTCatccgcctcggcctcctccaccgccaccgtcaGCCCCACTGCCGGCTCCACCCCAGCCTCCTCCGGCTTAGCCGTGGACGTCCTCTCCTTCGCCCGCACCCTCGCCTCGCTCCTCGCGCTCAACCCCTTCGCGCGCCTCTCCTCCGCGGACCTCGCCGCGCCCACCCCGTCCTGGTCTCCCGCCTTCGTCGGCCCCCCCGGCGTCGCGTCCTACTCTTGGCCGCCGACCCCGACCCAGGCTAGGCTCCGCGTCCAGGAGAACGTCCGCCG GTACCGGATGCCGATGGCGCTGCTAGGTATGCTGGCCAGCCTCGCGGTTTGGGAAGGCGTGCGTTACTGCCGTGACTACTGGGGTCTCACCACCAGCGCTCCAGGGATTGCCCAGTCTCTGCTGCACTGTGCGCAGATTG CTACTGCCATACTATTGTACGTTTGCAACCTGCATTTTGTTCTTGTGTGTGCTATTGGATTGAGTTATGCAG TGATGATATTGCACGCCTCTCTTCGAAAGTTGACCCCCTCAAATCTACCAGATCCTGTTAATTATAACAGGAGGGCACAACCAAAACAGAACTACTAA